In Opitutaceae bacterium TAV5, one genomic interval encodes:
- a CDS encoding transcriptional regulator, translating into MESTLTTSAATDAAPAASSFDWTTQLRDVVLDRSNGVPLHVQLRNSLRRLIELAPDEADKLTPENEMVELLGIAPGTVRKALDGLVAEGLIERRRALGTVIKRHTGASWLKTLAVILPNFPSHSNSAHLAALNRQMGILGGKMSIIPLGRGDDWKSCQDRLDFAPSEGGVVFFNNFSASTTTDLHASLQQQGYRSVHLGRPPEGCQCNSVSGSAEAFVRMGLERLAAAGHRRITFLVGEPEENLDVQERVRCFKEISRELGLAGSDVVHCGIHLWENASEAATGAIESIWNRSADKRPTALFAISDSTAMGALFGLARQSIRVPDDVSVLSWDGTELTRMVYPKLTSLATPLDKYAANVIALLSDKRARNKKILIHPEFREGDSIASPSSIPPDNVS; encoded by the coding sequence ATGGAATCCACGCTCACAACATCCGCCGCTACCGACGCTGCTCCAGCCGCTTCCTCCTTCGACTGGACCACGCAGCTCCGCGACGTTGTCCTGGACCGCTCCAACGGCGTCCCCCTCCACGTGCAACTTCGCAACTCGTTGCGCCGGCTCATCGAGCTCGCACCGGACGAAGCCGATAAACTGACGCCGGAAAACGAGATGGTGGAACTCCTCGGCATCGCCCCCGGCACTGTGCGCAAGGCACTCGATGGACTTGTGGCTGAAGGTCTCATCGAACGCCGCCGCGCCCTTGGCACGGTCATCAAGCGCCACACCGGCGCGTCCTGGCTCAAAACACTCGCGGTCATTTTGCCCAATTTCCCCAGCCATTCCAACAGCGCCCACCTTGCCGCCCTCAATCGCCAGATGGGCATCCTCGGAGGCAAGATGAGCATCATCCCGCTTGGTCGCGGTGACGACTGGAAGTCCTGTCAGGACCGTCTCGACTTTGCTCCGTCCGAGGGTGGTGTGGTGTTCTTCAACAACTTCTCCGCGTCCACGACCACCGATCTGCACGCCTCGCTCCAGCAGCAAGGCTATCGCAGCGTCCACCTCGGCCGTCCGCCGGAGGGCTGCCAATGCAACAGCGTTTCCGGCTCCGCCGAGGCTTTCGTGCGAATGGGGCTCGAACGCCTCGCCGCCGCCGGCCACCGCCGCATCACCTTCCTCGTCGGTGAACCTGAAGAGAATCTAGACGTCCAGGAACGCGTCCGCTGCTTCAAGGAAATCTCCCGGGAGCTGGGCCTGGCCGGAAGCGATGTCGTCCATTGCGGGATACATCTTTGGGAAAATGCGTCCGAAGCAGCGACCGGGGCCATCGAGTCGATATGGAATCGTTCGGCGGACAAACGGCCGACCGCCCTGTTTGCCATTTCCGATTCAACTGCGATGGGCGCGCTTTTCGGCCTTGCCCGTCAGAGCATTCGCGTGCCCGACGACGTTTCCGTCCTGAGCTGGGATGGCACCGAACTGACACGCATGGTGTATCCGAAACTCACGTCTCTCGCCACCCCGCTCGACAAATACGCTGCCAACGTCATCGCCCTCCTCTCCGACAAACGCGCCCGTAATAAAAAAATCCTCATTCACCCTGAATTTCGGGAGGGCGACAGCATCGCATCTCCCTCATCGATCCCACCTGATAATGTATCATAA
- a CDS encoding leucyl-tRNA synthetase: MATHCKDYDFLTIEPHWQTFWEENRSFRAGNDTSKPKYYVLDMFPYPSGAGLHIGHPEGYTATDIIARYKRARGFNVLHPIGWDAFGLPAEQHAVKTGTHPASNTQNNIVNFRRQIKALGFSYDWEREIDTTDPRYFRWTQWIFLQLFKRGLAYVDERPVWWCPELRTVLANEEIVDGKSEVGGFPVERRNLRQWVLRITAYAERLLADLKDVDWPDSTKRMQEAWIGRSEGAEILFRLEDETLGDLKVFTTRPDTLFGATYMVIAPEHPLADALTTPGQREAVAAYRKRAAAKSDLERTDLAKDKSGVPTGSFAINPVNGARIPVWIADYVLMGYGTGAIMAVPAHDQRDWEFAKKFDLPIIPVVNPPAGTETDLDKAAFEADGVMINSGPYDGLPVAEVKKRIIADLAVRHRGAPTVNYKLRDWLFSRQRYWGEPFPIVWVSEADYQTALAAATPERRADFPQTPVTYTDRAAPGSGPGSGNKTWYALPLPAAALPLTLPEVESYLPSGTGESPLANVTGWLEIWLNAATGEAVPATAPRPEGAVWIRARRETNTMPQWAGSCWYYLRFVDPENDDAFASPELLKYWGVPDLYVGGAEHAVLHLLYARFWHKVLFDIGAVPQAEPFTKLFHQGIILGEDGEKMSKSRGNTVNPDDIIRSHGTDTLRLYLMFLGPLEAMKPWNPNGIEGVHRFLQKVWRQVIDKDGNVSAGLTVDIDAIESPELEKLLHETIKKVGEDIENLRFNTAISQMMIFANALQKAPTARRRTVLAFLQLLAPFAPHLCEELWSRLGQQGSILAAPWPVYDPAKLVATEQKVVLQVNGKKRAELLLPAGATQEAALAAAQAAPEAAPHLAGKEIRKVIYVPGRILNLVVG, translated from the coding sequence ATGGCTACGCATTGCAAAGACTACGACTTCCTCACGATTGAGCCTCACTGGCAAACCTTCTGGGAAGAAAACCGCTCCTTTCGCGCCGGAAACGACACGTCGAAACCCAAATACTACGTGCTCGACATGTTCCCCTACCCTTCCGGCGCGGGCCTGCACATCGGCCATCCCGAAGGTTATACCGCCACCGACATCATCGCCCGCTACAAGCGCGCCCGCGGCTTCAACGTCCTGCACCCCATCGGCTGGGACGCCTTCGGCCTGCCCGCCGAGCAGCACGCCGTGAAAACCGGCACCCACCCCGCCAGCAACACACAGAACAACATCGTCAACTTCCGCCGCCAGATCAAGGCCCTCGGTTTTTCCTACGACTGGGAGCGCGAGATCGACACCACCGACCCCCGCTACTTCCGCTGGACGCAGTGGATTTTCCTGCAGCTCTTCAAACGCGGCCTCGCCTACGTGGACGAGCGTCCCGTGTGGTGGTGCCCCGAACTGCGCACCGTGCTCGCCAACGAGGAGATCGTGGACGGCAAATCCGAAGTCGGCGGCTTCCCGGTCGAACGCCGCAACCTCCGCCAGTGGGTCCTGCGCATCACCGCCTACGCCGAACGCCTGCTCGCCGACCTGAAGGACGTCGACTGGCCCGACTCCACCAAGCGCATGCAGGAAGCCTGGATCGGCCGCAGCGAAGGCGCGGAAATCCTCTTCCGCCTCGAGGACGAAACGCTCGGCGATCTCAAGGTCTTCACCACGCGCCCCGACACGCTTTTCGGCGCCACTTACATGGTCATCGCGCCCGAGCATCCGCTCGCGGACGCGCTCACCACGCCCGGCCAGCGCGAGGCCGTCGCCGCCTACCGCAAACGCGCCGCGGCCAAGAGCGATCTCGAACGCACCGACCTGGCCAAGGACAAGAGCGGCGTGCCCACCGGCTCGTTCGCGATCAACCCGGTCAACGGCGCGCGCATCCCGGTCTGGATCGCCGACTACGTGCTCATGGGCTACGGCACCGGCGCGATCATGGCCGTGCCCGCGCACGACCAGCGCGACTGGGAGTTCGCCAAAAAATTCGACCTGCCAATCATCCCTGTCGTCAACCCGCCCGCCGGCACCGAAACCGATCTCGACAAGGCCGCGTTCGAGGCCGACGGCGTCATGATCAACTCCGGCCCGTACGACGGGTTGCCCGTGGCCGAAGTCAAGAAACGCATCATCGCCGACCTCGCCGTCCGCCACCGCGGCGCGCCCACCGTCAACTACAAGCTCCGCGACTGGCTCTTCTCGCGCCAGCGCTACTGGGGCGAACCCTTCCCCATCGTGTGGGTCAGCGAAGCCGACTACCAGACCGCCCTCGCCGCCGCCACGCCCGAGCGTCGCGCCGATTTCCCGCAAACGCCCGTCACCTACACGGACCGCGCCGCGCCCGGTTCCGGGCCTGGTTCCGGCAACAAAACCTGGTACGCGCTCCCGCTCCCGGCCGCCGCGCTCCCGCTCACGCTGCCCGAAGTCGAGAGCTACCTGCCCAGCGGCACCGGAGAGAGCCCGCTGGCCAACGTCACCGGCTGGCTCGAAATCTGGCTCAACGCCGCCACCGGCGAAGCCGTCCCGGCCACCGCCCCGCGCCCCGAAGGCGCGGTCTGGATTCGCGCCCGCCGCGAGACCAACACCATGCCACAGTGGGCCGGCTCCTGCTGGTATTACCTGCGCTTCGTCGATCCGGAAAACGACGACGCCTTCGCCTCGCCCGAGTTGCTGAAATACTGGGGCGTGCCCGATCTCTACGTCGGCGGCGCCGAGCACGCCGTCCTTCACCTCCTCTACGCGCGCTTCTGGCACAAGGTCCTCTTCGACATCGGCGCCGTGCCGCAGGCGGAGCCGTTCACCAAGCTCTTCCACCAGGGCATCATCCTCGGCGAAGACGGCGAAAAGATGTCCAAGAGCCGCGGCAACACCGTCAACCCGGACGACATCATCCGTAGTCACGGCACGGATACACTGCGCCTCTACCTCATGTTCCTCGGCCCGCTCGAGGCGATGAAGCCGTGGAACCCCAACGGGATCGAAGGCGTGCACCGTTTCCTGCAAAAAGTCTGGCGTCAGGTCATCGACAAGGACGGCAACGTCAGCGCCGGGCTCACTGTCGACATCGACGCCATCGAGTCGCCCGAACTCGAGAAACTCCTGCACGAGACGATCAAAAAGGTCGGCGAGGACATCGAGAACCTGCGTTTCAACACGGCGATCTCGCAGATGATGATTTTCGCCAACGCGCTCCAGAAAGCGCCGACCGCGCGCCGCCGCACCGTGCTGGCGTTCCTGCAACTGCTCGCGCCCTTCGCGCCGCACCTGTGCGAGGAACTCTGGTCGCGCCTCGGCCAGCAGGGTTCGATCCTCGCCGCGCCCTGGCCGGTGTATGATCCGGCCAAGCTCGTGGCCACCGAACAAAAAGTCGTGCTCCAGGTGAACGGCAAAAAGCGCGCCGAGCTCCTGCTCCCCGCCGGAGCCACGCAGGAGGCCGCTCTCGCCGCCGCGCAAGCCGCGCCCGAGGCCGCGCCGCACCTCGCCGGCAAGGAGATCCGCAAGGTGATCTACGTCCCCGGCCGCATCCTCAACCTCGTGGTCGGGTAA
- a CDS encoding glycerate kinase has product MRILIAPDKFKHSLTAPRACEVIAEALRGRHPEWSLDSCPLTDGGDGFCDILTQAVGGRRVAVRVEGPRGKGTDAGFGIVSVSSLRPEIRRRLGLAGDAGNDATVALVDLASASGIVLLPPEQRDPWRASTFGTGQLLQEAMRAKPAVIVLGIGGSATGDLGIGALAALGLEFTDTDGRPLSPSSCGLAPAHWEKIRSVRAPAGFRPAGWPPVFIACDVTNPLLGPDGAAAVYGPQKGLAPADIPAMDAAAARMARLLCAFAGRPLALADTPGTGAAGGTAFGLLCVAGPERVRIVPGNEFVSAWLDLDARIAAADLVITGEGSYDASSLSGKGPGALVARARELGKPVHVFCGRADTVTGADAGVHAITPPGMPLEQALRESAANLAQAIREVF; this is encoded by the coding sequence ATGCGCATCCTCATCGCTCCCGACAAGTTCAAGCACTCTCTCACCGCTCCCCGGGCGTGCGAAGTCATCGCGGAGGCCCTGCGCGGCAGGCATCCGGAGTGGTCCCTGGATTCCTGCCCGCTCACGGATGGCGGAGACGGTTTTTGCGACATCCTCACCCAGGCCGTCGGCGGGCGGCGGGTCGCAGTGCGCGTCGAGGGACCGCGCGGCAAAGGCACCGACGCCGGTTTCGGGATCGTATCGGTTTCCTCGCTACGACCGGAAATCCGCCGGCGACTCGGGCTGGCCGGCGATGCCGGCAACGACGCCACCGTCGCGCTCGTCGATCTCGCCAGCGCCAGCGGGATCGTGCTGCTGCCGCCGGAACAGCGCGACCCGTGGCGCGCCTCGACCTTCGGCACCGGACAGCTCCTGCAGGAAGCCATGCGCGCGAAACCCGCCGTCATCGTGCTCGGCATTGGCGGCAGTGCGACCGGCGACCTCGGCATCGGGGCGCTCGCCGCGCTCGGTCTCGAATTTACCGATACCGACGGCCGGCCGCTGTCGCCATCCTCGTGCGGGCTTGCTCCGGCACACTGGGAAAAAATCCGCAGCGTCCGCGCTCCGGCCGGTTTCCGGCCCGCCGGCTGGCCGCCCGTGTTCATCGCCTGCGATGTCACCAATCCACTCCTCGGCCCCGACGGCGCGGCCGCCGTTTACGGTCCGCAAAAAGGCCTCGCACCCGCCGACATCCCGGCGATGGACGCCGCCGCCGCCCGCATGGCGCGGCTGCTCTGCGCATTTGCCGGGCGGCCGCTCGCGCTCGCCGACACGCCCGGCACCGGTGCGGCCGGCGGCACGGCGTTCGGGCTGCTCTGCGTCGCGGGGCCGGAGCGGGTGCGCATCGTGCCGGGCAACGAATTCGTTTCCGCCTGGCTCGATCTCGACGCCCGGATCGCCGCAGCCGATCTCGTCATCACCGGCGAAGGCAGTTACGACGCCAGTTCGCTTTCCGGCAAGGGCCCCGGCGCGCTCGTCGCCCGCGCCCGCGAACTCGGGAAGCCGGTGCATGTTTTCTGCGGCCGGGCCGACACCGTCACCGGCGCCGATGCCGGCGTGCATGCCATCACGCCGCCCGGCATGCCGCTGGAGCAGGCGCTGCGCGAGAGCGCCGCAAATCTGGCGCAGGCCATACGCGAAGTGTTCTGA
- a CDS encoding glycoside hydrolase family 42 yields the protein MNSRLLIFLTILGVSPCASFAGGIQGISIDPDIARPDSSAIKASPQVISLQAPGQWFGSGVVTVDLELTDISDGIISFWIHPLGAPVTAIPRHTNKDKVPGISIGFPDKHALVEAGDLKKPFSTLRIEVDAEGHVTADHLSWHNDQKWLAGVSTPEPALSPGQWTHVAYGIGKSGQRLWINGALVAQNSAGTQSVSWPFQLRINRTASFLADFRLTRDESAALAGARTPPEVDPQPAASDNGDAAPVDAMAAELLTLITENNNRANRLSILRSRQNLSPDSLPYEQARLNILRRLAPLALHRLLLESTSPAPVGVDLHALAHSEARWILDTARLWDAHLVSLASGETAPLATPRIVPDTSTLTVRNGAFWQNDRPVYFVGMQDPRYDLTQGLGFTFTGHTVGPHWEVPSRGQLARTGRDQQKRAEQAEANGQFWDILYSGHIFPAWIRKEQPALRVGTGFMSHDMLAPAAWEIHKTALESILADLTAAKNILGFDLANEPAFNGYSAESLPNWRAWLQRHHGTIKTLNQRWGASYADWADIPVPDFVNTTHVQPWGQKFITTPGPQLARYVDWSRFNLERVNNWFADVNRIAKTALPHTFTYTKMIQSTTGNARMGIDVIANIRTTDLNGSDSWWVFNGFDQNQVSSADRMSGTQATTGRSDYSVGWQHSLMLYDLLTGARPEAPAANAEFHLFSDTYKPMSKDYPSPPPGHWDRHIPWNHFYAGIWQQAIHGQAMSNLWTHWPRNNITERAEALDAASRAAMDLNRLAPEVHALHTAARPVAILWGLTPVLCDTSGQWTPSIDKPWRQLWESVTLNGHRPDYVLERDLADGKLPDPARTKVILAGSFRNISADALRGLIAAQKSGIQIWTIDDRKDRQNLTHDPYNHPHTGPALQFHPNRVIDIAAYEQNSFAEIRTALTAANLLPSVQVLINGTPTPLVHYRSATAPGGRHLTNLCNYARHEVTASIRTSGIPRSSTQATDLITGEIVNLDRITLGVQQVRLLQF from the coding sequence ATGAATTCCCGTTTACTGATTTTCCTTACTATCCTTGGTGTTTCCCCGTGCGCTTCTTTCGCCGGTGGCATCCAGGGGATATCCATCGATCCTGACATCGCTCGCCCGGATTCCTCCGCCATCAAGGCATCTCCCCAGGTGATTTCCCTTCAGGCCCCAGGCCAATGGTTTGGTTCCGGAGTGGTCACCGTTGATCTGGAACTCACTGACATCAGTGACGGCATCATATCTTTCTGGATACATCCTCTCGGTGCCCCGGTCACCGCCATTCCACGACACACCAACAAGGATAAGGTCCCGGGTATCAGTATTGGCTTCCCCGACAAACACGCGCTCGTGGAAGCGGGAGACCTCAAAAAGCCATTTTCCACCCTCCGGATCGAAGTCGATGCGGAAGGGCATGTGACGGCCGATCATCTCAGCTGGCACAACGATCAAAAATGGCTCGCCGGCGTGTCCACCCCGGAGCCGGCCCTCTCCCCCGGCCAGTGGACCCATGTCGCCTACGGTATTGGAAAATCCGGTCAGCGGCTCTGGATCAACGGTGCCCTCGTGGCGCAGAACTCCGCCGGCACACAATCGGTCAGCTGGCCATTTCAACTTCGAATCAATCGCACCGCGTCGTTCCTGGCGGATTTTCGCCTCACGCGGGACGAATCCGCCGCGTTGGCCGGAGCCCGGACACCTCCTGAAGTCGATCCCCAGCCCGCCGCCTCAGACAATGGCGACGCGGCTCCTGTTGATGCCATGGCCGCCGAGCTTCTGACGCTCATCACGGAGAACAACAATCGCGCAAACCGGCTGTCCATCCTCCGTTCCAGACAAAACCTGTCTCCCGACAGTCTTCCTTACGAACAAGCCCGCCTCAATATCCTTCGCCGGCTTGCTCCGCTGGCGCTTCATCGCCTGCTTCTCGAATCGACCTCACCCGCGCCCGTCGGTGTTGACCTGCATGCACTCGCCCACAGCGAGGCGCGCTGGATTCTCGATACGGCCCGACTTTGGGATGCGCACCTTGTCTCGCTTGCAAGCGGAGAAACAGCTCCCCTCGCAACCCCTCGGATCGTCCCGGACACCTCGACCCTCACGGTTCGCAACGGAGCATTTTGGCAGAATGATCGCCCCGTCTATTTCGTCGGCATGCAGGACCCCCGCTATGATCTGACGCAAGGGCTCGGGTTCACGTTCACCGGACATACCGTAGGGCCCCACTGGGAAGTCCCCTCGCGCGGTCAACTCGCCCGCACCGGTCGCGATCAGCAGAAACGCGCCGAACAGGCGGAAGCCAACGGTCAGTTCTGGGACATCCTTTATTCCGGACATATATTCCCGGCTTGGATACGAAAAGAGCAGCCTGCTCTTCGCGTAGGGACAGGTTTTATGAGCCACGACATGCTCGCCCCCGCTGCCTGGGAAATTCACAAGACGGCGCTCGAAAGCATCCTCGCCGATCTTACCGCCGCCAAAAACATCCTGGGGTTCGACCTCGCCAATGAACCCGCCTTTAACGGCTATTCGGCCGAAAGCCTGCCCAACTGGCGCGCTTGGCTCCAGCGGCACCACGGCACAATCAAGACTCTCAACCAGCGCTGGGGCGCCAGCTATGCCGATTGGGCCGACATTCCCGTTCCCGATTTCGTCAACACCACGCACGTCCAGCCTTGGGGACAGAAATTCATTACCACCCCGGGTCCCCAGCTTGCCCGTTACGTTGACTGGAGCCGCTTCAATCTGGAACGCGTCAACAACTGGTTTGCCGACGTCAACCGCATCGCCAAGACCGCCCTGCCTCACACCTTTACCTACACCAAGATGATCCAGTCCACCACGGGTAACGCCCGCATGGGCATCGACGTGATCGCCAACATCCGCACCACCGATCTCAACGGTTCCGATTCATGGTGGGTTTTTAATGGATTCGACCAAAACCAGGTGAGCAGCGCCGACCGCATGTCTGGCACTCAAGCCACTACCGGTCGCAGCGATTACTCTGTTGGCTGGCAGCACAGCCTCATGCTCTACGATTTGCTGACCGGAGCCCGCCCCGAAGCCCCCGCTGCCAATGCAGAGTTTCACCTGTTCAGCGACACCTACAAACCCATGTCCAAGGATTACCCGTCGCCTCCGCCCGGACACTGGGATCGGCACATACCGTGGAACCATTTTTATGCCGGCATCTGGCAGCAGGCCATTCACGGCCAGGCCATGTCCAACCTCTGGACACACTGGCCTCGCAACAACATCACGGAACGCGCCGAAGCTCTCGACGCAGCCAGCCGTGCCGCCATGGACCTCAATCGCCTCGCACCCGAAGTCCATGCCCTCCACACGGCTGCCCGCCCCGTCGCCATCCTCTGGGGTTTGACACCCGTGCTGTGTGATACCTCGGGTCAATGGACCCCCTCCATAGACAAACCCTGGAGGCAGCTATGGGAAAGCGTGACCCTGAACGGCCATCGGCCCGACTACGTTTTGGAACGCGATCTGGCCGACGGCAAACTCCCCGACCCGGCCCGCACAAAGGTCATCCTCGCGGGCTCCTTCAGAAACATTTCCGCTGACGCCCTGCGCGGCCTCATCGCCGCCCAGAAATCCGGTATTCAGATATGGACGATTGATGACCGCAAAGACCGCCAGAATCTCACCCACGATCCCTACAATCATCCCCACACCGGCCCGGCTCTCCAATTTCATCCAAATCGCGTGATTGATATCGCAGCCTACGAGCAAAACTCCTTCGCCGAGATACGCACTGCCTTGACCGCTGCCAACCTCCTTCCCTCGGTTCAAGTTCTGATCAATGGGACTCCCACACCGCTTGTTCACTACCGCTCGGCCACCGCTCCCGGAGGACGACATCTTACAAATCTCTGCAACTATGCCCGCCACGAAGTGACCGCCAGCATCCGCACATCAGGAATACCGCGATCATCGACGCAGGCTACGGACCTGATTACGGGCGAGATTGTTAATCTGGATCGGATCACCCTGGGAGTTCAGCAGGTCCGCCTGTTGCAGTTTTGA
- a CDS encoding peptidase S1: MKPATLKESPAWSITRTGAVGAAAAVAGALFFGGCAGAGTGKPAGSGGRGAAALSGGAAVSAPATEEAPASVNSAGMSKGFNRLLEAVVRIDVREESFEAGTRRFIAGVGSGVILSEDGLILTNAHVASPRAVELSVTLANLERVNAKLVGWDHWTDLALLRLDLDEMKRRGLTFTWAEFGDSEQLYPGQTVYAVGTPHGLTRTVTRGIISNNRRYFSDSRGVKGYETGLFNTWLQTDAAINPGNSGGPLVDDDGRVVGINSRGYLGADNLAFAIPASTAHRVLQGLARDGAITRSYIGIVPGALQDLESFYALKQNTGLLINSVDPGSPAAKAGLRGSDIVLSLDGAAVDGRFPEQLPPILNRIASLPVGSTVKLVVKRGEQTTDYAIVTEKLESRQGEEWAFEKWGLTVRKVSRAFARENQLEDDTGLLVLGVQRGYPAEVAGLSRGDIITKINRQSVTTLEAGKKVYDAYVENPAATLIEAQSDRRVSLYVLKP, from the coding sequence ATGAAACCCGCCACGTTGAAGGAATCCCCTGCCTGGTCAATCACGCGCACCGGCGCGGTTGGCGCGGCCGCCGCCGTCGCCGGAGCGCTGTTTTTCGGGGGCTGCGCCGGCGCCGGCACAGGCAAGCCGGCCGGCAGCGGGGGCCGGGGAGCGGCGGCGTTGTCCGGCGGGGCGGCCGTGTCCGCTCCGGCGACGGAGGAGGCGCCCGCCTCGGTCAACTCGGCCGGCATGTCGAAGGGTTTCAACCGCCTGCTCGAGGCCGTGGTGCGCATCGATGTGCGCGAGGAATCGTTCGAGGCGGGGACCCGGCGGTTCATTGCCGGCGTGGGTTCGGGGGTGATTTTGTCCGAAGACGGCCTGATCCTGACCAACGCCCACGTGGCCAGTCCGCGCGCGGTCGAGCTTTCCGTGACGCTGGCCAATCTGGAGCGCGTCAACGCGAAGCTCGTCGGCTGGGACCACTGGACGGACCTCGCGCTGCTGCGGCTCGATCTCGACGAGATGAAGCGCCGCGGACTGACGTTTACCTGGGCGGAATTTGGCGATTCGGAACAACTGTACCCGGGCCAGACGGTCTATGCCGTCGGCACGCCGCACGGCCTCACGCGCACGGTGACGCGCGGCATCATCTCCAACAATCGCCGCTATTTTTCCGACAGCCGCGGGGTCAAGGGTTACGAGACCGGTCTCTTCAACACCTGGTTGCAGACCGATGCGGCGATCAATCCCGGCAACTCCGGCGGGCCGCTGGTGGACGACGACGGCCGTGTGGTCGGCATCAATTCGCGCGGTTATCTCGGCGCCGACAATCTCGCCTTTGCCATCCCCGCCTCGACGGCGCACCGCGTCCTGCAGGGGCTGGCCCGCGACGGCGCGATCACGCGCAGCTACATCGGCATCGTGCCGGGCGCGTTGCAGGACCTGGAGAGTTTTTATGCGCTGAAACAGAACACCGGCCTGCTGATCAACAGCGTCGACCCCGGTTCGCCGGCGGCGAAGGCCGGGTTGCGCGGCAGCGACATCGTGCTGTCGCTCGACGGCGCGGCGGTGGACGGCCGTTTCCCGGAACAATTGCCGCCGATTCTCAACCGCATCGCCAGCCTGCCCGTCGGCTCCACGGTGAAGCTCGTCGTGAAACGCGGCGAGCAGACGACGGATTACGCGATCGTCACCGAAAAACTCGAAAGCCGCCAGGGCGAGGAATGGGCTTTTGAGAAGTGGGGGCTGACCGTGCGGAAAGTGTCGCGCGCCTTTGCCCGCGAAAACCAGCTCGAGGACGATACCGGCCTGCTCGTGCTCGGCGTGCAGCGCGGTTATCCGGCGGAGGTGGCCGGGCTCTCGCGCGGCGACATCATCACGAAGATCAACCGGCAATCCGTCACCACCCTCGAAGCCGGCAAGAAGGTTTACGACGCCTACGTGGAAAACCCCGCCGCCACGCTGATCGAGGCGCAGAGCGACCGCCGCGTGTCGCTGTACGTGCTGAAGCCGTAG